From the genome of Zalophus californianus isolate mZalCal1 chromosome 6, mZalCal1.pri.v2, whole genome shotgun sequence, one region includes:
- the FOXB1 gene encoding forkhead box protein B1: MPRPGRNTYSDQKPPYSYISLTAMAIQSSPEKMLPLSEIYKFIMDRFPYYRENTQRWQNSLRHNLSFNDCFIKIPRRPDQPGKGSFWALHPSCGDMFENGSFLRRRKRFKVLKSDHLAPSKPADAAQYLQQQAKLRLSALAASGTHLPQMPAAAYNLGGVAQPSGFKHPFAIENIIAREYKMPGGLAFSAMQPVPAAYPLPNQLTTMSSSLGTGWPHVYGSAGMIESATPISMASGDYSAYGVPLKPLCHAAGQTLPAIPVPIKPTPAAVPALPALPAPIPTLLSNSPPSLSPTSSQTATSQSSPATPSETLTSPASALHSVAVH, translated from the coding sequence ATGCCTCGGCCCGGCCGCAACACGTACAGCGACCAAAAGCCGCCCTACTCGTACATCTCGCTGACCGCCATGGCCATCCAGAGCTCGCCGGAGAAGATGCTGCCGTTGAGCGAGATCTACAAGTTCATCATGGACCGCTTCCCCTACTACCGGGAGAACACGCAGCGCTGGCAAAACAGCCTGCGCCACAACCTCTCCTTCAACGACTGCTTCATCAAGATCCCGCGGCGGCCAGACCAGCCAGGCAAGGGCAGCTTCTGGGCGCTGCACCCCAGCTGCGGGGATATGTTCGAGAACGGCAGCTTCCTGCGGCGCCGCAAGCGCTTCAAGGTGCTCAAGTCCGACCACCTGGCGCCCAGCAAACCAGCCGACGCCGCGCAGTATCTGCAGCAGCAGGCCAAGCTGCGCCTCAGCGCGCTTGCGGCCTCCGGCACGCACCTGCCACAGATGCCCGCCGCCGCCTACAACCTGGGCGGCGTGGCGCAGCCCTCGGGCTTCAAGCACCCCTTCGCCATCGAGAATATCATCGCTCGCGAGTACAAGATGCCTGGGGGGCTGGCCTTCTCCGCCATGCAGCCAGTGCCCGCCGCCTACCCGCTCCCCAACCAGTTGACTACCATGAGCAGTTCGCTGGGCACTGGCTGGCCACACGTGTACGGTTCCGCAGGCATGATCGAGTCAGCCACCCCCATCTCCATGGCTAGTGGCGATTACAGCGCCTACGGCGTACCACTGAAGCCGCTGTGCCACGCAGCAGGCCAGACGCTGCCCGCAATCCCGGTACCCATCAAGCCCACACCGGCCGCAGTGCCCGCGCTGCCTGCGTTGCCCGCGCCCATCCCCACCTTGCTCTCGAACTCTCCGCCCTCGCTCAGCCCCACGTCCTCGCAAACAGCCACCAGCCAAAGCAGCCCCGCCACTCCCAGTGAAACGCTCACCAGCCCGGCCTCCGCCTTGCACTCGGTGGCGGTGCACTGA